From Spirosoma agri, one genomic window encodes:
- a CDS encoding YtxH domain-containing protein, whose amino-acid sequence MKSLPGIVVGLAVGAVVGLLLAPESGKKTRKRITSESDSFFKDLQDQLQSGLDNIRSQYNDYVDNASEKTQDVVSKVKKKANY is encoded by the coding sequence ATGAAATCGTTACCCGGAATAGTAGTTGGATTAGCCGTTGGCGCTGTTGTTGGTCTTTTACTTGCACCTGAAAGCGGCAAGAAAACCCGCAAGCGGATCACGTCTGAGTCAGATTCGTTCTTCAAAGATCTTCAGGATCAGTTGCAGTCTGGTTTGGATAACATTCGTAGCCAGTATAACGACTATGTTGATAATGCTTCTGAGAAAACGCAGGATGTCGTCAGCAAAGTGAAGAAGAAAGCTAACTACTAA
- a CDS encoding YtxH domain-containing protein translates to MRSTRDFLTGIITGVVIGILTAPRSGKETRDKLTEEASKRTDGLKDQLQKGVSQVKEGFEQAKSQVGQYADKAKDQYNQYKDQAQETINDKKDDFATKYNNKVDELADDAKAGVEDSKDSIKVS, encoded by the coding sequence ATGAGAAGCACAAGAGATTTTCTAACGGGCATAATCACTGGCGTTGTTATTGGTATTCTTACAGCTCCCCGGAGTGGTAAAGAAACGCGGGATAAGTTAACTGAAGAAGCCAGCAAACGCACTGACGGTCTTAAAGATCAGCTTCAAAAAGGTGTTTCACAGGTGAAAGAAGGATTTGAGCAGGCAAAGTCTCAGGTTGGTCAGTATGCTGACAAAGCAAAAGATCAGTATAATCAATACAAAGATCAAGCCCAGGAAACGATCAACGATAAGAAAGACGACTTTGCCACGAAATACAACAATAAAGTTGACGAACTAGCCGACGACGCGAAAGCTGGTGTTGAAGATTCAAAAGATTCGATTAAAGTCAGCTAG
- a CDS encoding hybrid sensor histidine kinase/response regulator translates to MTAEPTLNVSIKNDIIRVLLIEDDEDDYMLTKALVSARENANIKLDWVDSYERGLEALEQNDHDVYLIDYRLGHHTGIHLIQEAFRLGCRAPMILLTGQDDLTVDQSALELGAADYLVKGRIDAQLLGRSIRYALRQASVLAEVAEKENKYRSLFERSIDAIFVADEQLRFQDANPSVERLLGYSRDELRKLKPARLFTELDFLRELRFNVREHGQIKDFETTLISKSGRKRICLISVWAVEDRAGLPEWYQGIVRDITDQKRAQQDLILAEKLTMTGKIARSIAHEVRNPLTNLSLALEQLKDELEMDNEYVTMFTDIIGRNVDRIGQLITEMLNSSKPRELERRRQDFNDVVKATLQFISDRIKLKRMRLDVHYSTDDCSALIDKEQVKTALVNILVNAVEAMEEGKGMLTVKTGCTEDSRVYVEVADNGGGITEADRKRLFDPFFTGKSGGMGLGLTATQNIINGHKGSIEVDSLVGHGTTFRLYFPK, encoded by the coding sequence ATGACTGCCGAACCTACTCTCAACGTATCTATAAAAAATGACATTATCCGCGTTCTTCTGATCGAAGACGATGAGGATGACTACATGCTTACCAAAGCACTTGTATCGGCTCGCGAAAACGCAAACATTAAACTCGACTGGGTCGATAGCTATGAGCGGGGCTTGGAAGCCCTCGAACAGAACGATCACGACGTTTATCTGATCGATTATCGGCTGGGCCACCATACGGGTATTCATCTTATTCAGGAAGCGTTTCGACTCGGATGCCGCGCACCGATGATCCTGCTGACGGGTCAGGACGATCTGACGGTCGATCAGTCGGCGCTCGAACTTGGGGCGGCTGATTATCTGGTAAAAGGTCGAATCGATGCGCAACTGCTGGGACGCAGTATTCGGTACGCGCTTCGGCAAGCCAGTGTGCTGGCTGAGGTGGCCGAGAAAGAAAATAAATACCGTTCACTCTTTGAGCGCTCGATCGATGCTATTTTCGTTGCTGATGAACAGCTGCGCTTTCAGGATGCTAACCCGTCCGTAGAGCGGCTGCTGGGCTATAGTCGCGATGAACTGCGCAAACTGAAACCCGCCCGACTTTTCACAGAACTGGATTTCCTGCGTGAGCTGCGCTTTAACGTCCGTGAGCATGGGCAGATCAAAGACTTTGAGACGACGCTGATCAGTAAAAGTGGCCGTAAACGGATTTGCCTGATCTCTGTCTGGGCCGTAGAAGACAGAGCCGGTCTGCCCGAATGGTATCAGGGCATTGTTCGTGATATTACCGATCAGAAACGGGCACAGCAGGATTTGATCCTGGCTGAGAAGCTAACCATGACGGGCAAGATTGCCCGCAGTATTGCTCACGAAGTCCGGAATCCGCTGACCAACCTGAGCCTGGCGCTGGAACAACTCAAAGATGAGCTGGAAATGGATAATGAGTATGTGACGATGTTCACGGACATTATCGGTCGAAACGTGGATCGTATCGGGCAACTCATCACCGAGATGCTCAACTCGTCTAAACCCCGCGAACTTGAGCGCCGTCGGCAAGATTTTAACGACGTCGTGAAAGCTACGCTTCAGTTCATCAGCGATCGCATTAAGTTGAAACGGATGCGTCTTGACGTGCACTACTCGACAGACGATTGCAGCGCGCTTATCGACAAAGAGCAGGTGAAAACTGCGCTGGTCAATATTCTTGTCAATGCGGTTGAAGCGATGGAAGAAGGGAAAGGAATGCTGACCGTGAAAACGGGCTGTACCGAAGACAGTCGGGTGTACGTAGAGGTCGCCGATAATGGCGGAGGCATCACCGAAGCGGACAGAAAACGACTCTTCGATCCATTTTTTACGGGGAAATCTGGCGGTATGGGCCTGGGTCTGACGGCCACGCAAAACATAATCAATGGCCATAAGGGCTCCATTGAAGTAGACAGTCTGGTCGGGCACGGAACTACGTTCCGACTCTATTTTCCTAAATAA
- a CDS encoding efflux RND transporter periplasmic adaptor subunit gives MTSAFGFLIHATATTKPRQRALAALAGLLLVGGLSSCGSSAKSDETTPTERKETNLLATAHFDTARLENAVNELNLTGKITFNQDQVVKVFPLVGGHIESIKADLGDFVKKGQTLAVIRSGDLADLEQQGIAARGQLSVAQKNLQVTEDMSQAGLSSQRELVASKEQLLAAKGEVNRVTERRRILGGNGSVYVVKAPMSGFVVEKTASPGMELRSDDPENLFTISNLDRVWVMANVYESDLSNVHEGDPTTITTLSYPDKIFHGRIDKIFNVLDPDSKTLKVRVTLDNADYRLKPEMFANVSVTYAGRHKRVMVPAGAVVFDKNRNFVVAVNKENQPTVREVNIYKTVGQKTFLTSGLTPGDRVVTTNQLLIYNALGN, from the coding sequence ATGACTTCTGCTTTCGGTTTTTTAATTCACGCGACGGCAACTACTAAACCACGGCAACGGGCGCTGGCTGCGCTGGCAGGCTTGCTACTTGTGGGTGGTCTTAGCAGCTGTGGATCCTCGGCCAAATCCGACGAGACAACCCCGACCGAACGCAAGGAAACGAATTTGCTGGCAACGGCCCATTTTGATACGGCCCGTCTGGAAAATGCGGTTAACGAACTCAACCTGACTGGAAAAATAACGTTCAATCAGGATCAGGTCGTCAAAGTGTTTCCGTTAGTGGGCGGCCATATCGAATCGATAAAAGCTGATTTAGGCGATTTTGTAAAAAAAGGGCAAACGTTGGCCGTGATCCGGTCGGGCGATCTGGCTGACCTCGAGCAACAGGGAATAGCCGCCCGTGGCCAATTGTCGGTGGCGCAGAAAAATCTACAGGTGACTGAAGATATGTCTCAGGCTGGATTGAGTTCGCAGCGCGAGCTGGTAGCCAGCAAGGAACAGTTGCTGGCGGCTAAGGGTGAAGTCAATCGGGTGACCGAGCGACGCCGGATTCTGGGCGGCAATGGCTCGGTGTATGTGGTGAAAGCGCCCATGAGTGGGTTTGTCGTGGAAAAGACAGCGTCGCCGGGCATGGAGCTTCGCTCGGATGATCCGGAAAATTTATTTACTATCTCGAATCTGGACCGGGTTTGGGTTATGGCCAATGTGTATGAATCCGATCTCTCGAACGTACACGAAGGCGATCCGACAACCATCACGACCCTCTCCTACCCCGACAAGATTTTTCATGGCCGTATCGACAAGATTTTTAACGTGCTCGACCCTGATAGTAAGACGCTCAAAGTACGTGTCACGCTCGACAACGCCGACTACCGGTTGAAACCGGAGATGTTCGCGAATGTCAGTGTAACGTATGCGGGTCGCCACAAGCGTGTGATGGTTCCGGCGGGTGCCGTCGTCTTCGACAAGAATCGCAACTTCGTTGTGGCGGTCAACAAAGAGAATCAGCCTACAGTACGCGAGGTAAACATTTATAAAACGGTTGGACAGAAAACGTTCCTCACGAGTGGCCTGACTCCCGGCGATCGTGTTGTAACGACCAATCAATTGTTGATCTACAATGCATTAGGCAACTAA
- a CDS encoding NUDIX hydrolase, with translation MNNPFSQDEIRADGAGFLPGLAIDCVIFGFHDNQLKILLLEYQNTDLFALPGGFIQENENLNDASKRILVQRTSLTDIYLEQFYTFGSMERHNPDPLRAILIGKGIQATDNHWLLNRFVTVGYYALIDFTKAVPIPDLLSDTCAWYDLVRLPPLMLDHQLIVQKALETLQDDLDRKLIGFNLLPDVFTMNDLQSLYETILGQPLHRSSFQRKILGLGILERLDKHYSGGAHKAPYLYRFLPDK, from the coding sequence ATGAACAACCCGTTTAGTCAGGACGAAATCAGAGCAGACGGGGCGGGTTTTCTACCTGGCCTTGCCATCGACTGCGTTATTTTTGGTTTTCACGACAACCAGTTAAAAATTCTGCTGCTGGAATATCAGAACACGGACCTGTTTGCGTTACCGGGTGGTTTTATTCAGGAGAACGAAAATCTGAACGACGCGTCGAAGCGCATTTTGGTCCAACGGACGAGTTTGACCGACATTTATCTTGAGCAGTTCTATACGTTCGGAAGTATGGAACGGCATAATCCGGATCCGTTACGGGCCATTCTGATAGGCAAGGGCATACAAGCCACTGACAATCATTGGCTGCTAAACCGTTTTGTCACCGTGGGCTATTACGCGCTCATCGACTTCACAAAGGCAGTACCGATTCCGGACCTACTCTCGGACACATGCGCCTGGTATGATCTGGTTCGATTGCCCCCGCTAATGCTGGATCATCAGTTGATTGTGCAGAAAGCATTGGAGACGCTACAAGACGACCTTGATCGTAAGTTGATCGGGTTCAATCTACTGCCCGATGTGTTTACAATGAATGACCTACAAAGCCTGTATGAAACCATTCTGGGTCAGCCGCTGCACCGGTCCAGTTTTCAACGAAAGATTCTCGGACTGGGTATTCTGGAACGGCTCGACAAACACTACAGTGGTGGAGCGCACAAAGCGCCTTACCTGTACCGGTTTCTGCCGGACAAGTGA
- a CDS encoding lmo0937 family membrane protein, with the protein MGNLLYIIAVVLVIIWLLGFIGFGSFGLGNLIHVLLVIAVIAVILRLVQGRGV; encoded by the coding sequence ATGGGAAATTTGCTGTATATAATAGCCGTTGTGTTGGTCATTATCTGGCTCCTTGGCTTCATAGGATTTGGTAGTTTTGGTCTGGGTAATTTGATTCACGTGTTACTGGTTATTGCAGTTATTGCAGTCATTTTGCGCCTAGTTCAAGGAAGAGGTGTTTAA
- a CDS encoding sigma-54-dependent transcriptional regulator encodes MEKILIVDDNNDICLLLERFLSKQGYKTASVQRGEDGLVLLRKESFELVICDFKLPDIDGLEMLRRIKVLHPSTAVIIITGYSDVRVAVQTVKHGAYDYVTKPLYPDEILYTIKSALERRLQSLSQPADSSASAATATSVKPTRAAKSLIAPDGKRFIFGKSRVAEQLQKHIDLIAPTDMSVIITGETGTGKEFVANAIHLKSKRADKPFVAIDCGALSKDLAGSELFGHVKGSFTGAMADKAGSFEFANGGTLFLDEIGNLSYDNQIKLLRVLQERKIRRIGSNQDIAVDVRIIVATNEDLREAVRQGRFREDIYHRIAEFEIHLAPLRERKADVMIFAEHFLELANQQLEKDIIGFNDEAKEKLKEYFWHGNLRELQNVVKRSVLLTQGDYIEADVLPQEIVTPQYLTASDTLSNGAQVSYDVARPGVPVISQSAANLKSVSENAERAAILKVLEKTGYNKTKAAEVLNIDRKTLYNKLKAYDIHL; translated from the coding sequence ATGGAAAAGATTTTAATCGTTGACGATAACAATGATATATGCCTGCTTCTTGAGCGTTTTCTGAGTAAGCAAGGTTATAAAACGGCGTCGGTCCAACGGGGTGAGGACGGTCTCGTTTTACTACGGAAAGAATCGTTCGAACTGGTTATCTGTGACTTCAAATTACCTGATATTGACGGTTTAGAGATGTTGCGCCGGATAAAGGTATTACACCCCTCAACGGCTGTTATAATAATTACGGGCTATTCTGATGTGCGGGTTGCGGTTCAAACCGTCAAACACGGAGCTTATGATTATGTTACCAAGCCCCTTTACCCCGATGAGATCCTGTATACGATTAAGAGTGCGCTCGAACGTCGTCTTCAATCGCTGAGTCAGCCGGCCGACTCGTCTGCATCGGCTGCAACTGCAACGTCGGTGAAGCCGACCAGAGCGGCCAAAAGTCTCATCGCACCCGATGGCAAACGATTCATCTTCGGCAAGAGCCGGGTGGCCGAACAACTTCAGAAGCATATTGATCTGATTGCTCCGACGGATATGTCGGTCATCATTACTGGCGAAACCGGCACGGGTAAAGAGTTTGTCGCTAATGCGATTCACCTCAAAAGTAAACGCGCCGATAAGCCGTTCGTCGCCATCGACTGTGGCGCACTAAGTAAAGACCTAGCAGGTAGTGAGCTGTTTGGCCACGTCAAGGGCTCATTTACAGGGGCGATGGCCGATAAAGCCGGTAGCTTCGAGTTTGCTAATGGCGGAACGTTGTTTCTGGATGAAATCGGTAACCTGTCGTACGATAATCAGATCAAGCTGTTACGGGTTCTCCAGGAGCGTAAAATTCGGCGGATTGGGTCTAACCAGGATATTGCCGTTGACGTACGGATCATCGTCGCTACGAATGAGGATCTGCGCGAAGCCGTTCGGCAGGGACGATTCCGGGAAGATATCTACCATCGGATTGCTGAGTTTGAGATTCATCTGGCCCCCCTTCGCGAACGCAAGGCGGATGTGATGATCTTCGCCGAACATTTTCTGGAGCTGGCCAATCAGCAATTGGAGAAAGACATTATCGGTTTCAATGACGAAGCGAAGGAGAAGTTAAAAGAATACTTTTGGCATGGCAACCTTCGTGAACTACAGAATGTGGTGAAACGCTCTGTATTGCTTACGCAGGGTGACTACATAGAGGCCGATGTGTTGCCGCAAGAAATTGTTACTCCTCAGTACTTGACGGCTTCAGATACATTGAGCAATGGGGCTCAGGTAAGCTATGACGTGGCTCGTCCCGGTGTTCCGGTCATTAGTCAGTCAGCGGCTAATCTGAAATCGGTTTCCGAAAATGCAGAACGGGCTGCCATCCTGAAAGTACTCGAAAAGACGGGCTACAACAAGACAAAGGCTGCTGAAGTCCTGAACATTGATCGTAAAACGCTTTACAATAAGCTCAAAGCGTATGATATTCATTTGTAG
- a CDS encoding carboxylesterase/lipase family protein, whose amino-acid sequence MKHVFILLAVMQLTTAVAQTSKEAPQAKTVNGTLEGIAEPSGVNSFKGIPFAQPPVGELRWKEPQPAKNWQGVRQAKKFGPRAMQRALFGDMGFRSDGVSEDCLYLNVWTPAKSAKERLPVLVYFYGGGFVAGDGSEPRYDGENMASKGIVAVTVNYRLGLFGFMAHPELTKESPHKASGNYGYLDQSAALRWVQQNIAAFGGDPKRVTIAGESAGSVSVSAQMVSPLSKNLIAGAIGESGSLLGTLPPAPLAEGEKYGVDFATGMGAKSLAELRAMPAEQLLEATAKPQFSRFPTTVDGYFFPKAPSQLYAAGEQAHVPLLVGWNSEEMSGRAVLGQEQPTPENYTKALQKLYGDRAAEASKLYTGTTEEEITQAATDLASDRFIGYSTWKWADIQSKTGGKPVYRYLYSRPRPAMTPEMGNATPGLAGGVVKSDAPAPKAPPARGAVHSAEIEYAMGNLAANKVYAWTPDDYKVSEVMQNYFANFIKTGNPNGAGLPTWSAIKAGSAVPVMHIDVNTRQEPEQHRDRYLFLDPLYTK is encoded by the coding sequence ATGAAACATGTTTTTATTCTTTTGGCCGTCATGCAACTAACTACCGCTGTTGCGCAGACAAGCAAAGAAGCACCCCAAGCCAAAACCGTTAATGGCACGCTGGAGGGCATCGCGGAACCGAGTGGAGTCAATTCATTCAAAGGCATTCCATTTGCGCAGCCTCCCGTTGGCGAATTACGCTGGAAAGAACCGCAACCGGCTAAAAACTGGCAGGGTGTTCGTCAGGCGAAAAAATTTGGACCACGGGCCATGCAGCGCGCCCTGTTCGGGGATATGGGTTTTCGTTCGGATGGCGTGAGCGAAGATTGCCTGTACCTGAACGTATGGACACCCGCAAAATCGGCCAAAGAACGATTGCCGGTGCTGGTCTACTTTTACGGCGGTGGCTTTGTGGCTGGTGACGGGTCGGAGCCTCGTTACGATGGCGAAAATATGGCCAGCAAAGGTATTGTAGCGGTTACGGTCAATTATCGCCTGGGCCTGTTCGGCTTCATGGCTCACCCCGAACTCACCAAGGAATCACCACATAAGGCGTCAGGTAACTACGGCTATTTGGATCAAAGCGCAGCTTTACGCTGGGTGCAGCAGAACATTGCTGCCTTTGGTGGTGATCCGAAACGGGTAACCATTGCCGGCGAATCAGCGGGATCAGTATCGGTTAGTGCGCAGATGGTGTCGCCACTGTCGAAAAATCTCATTGCTGGTGCTATTGGCGAAAGTGGTTCATTATTAGGTACGTTGCCGCCTGCTCCACTGGCGGAAGGGGAGAAATACGGTGTCGATTTTGCAACGGGTATGGGTGCAAAATCACTCGCTGAACTACGGGCTATGCCCGCCGAGCAGCTTCTGGAAGCAACGGCAAAACCACAGTTCAGCCGGTTCCCCACGACAGTTGACGGTTATTTCTTCCCAAAAGCACCATCTCAGCTTTATGCTGCCGGCGAACAGGCGCATGTCCCGCTGCTGGTTGGCTGGAACTCGGAAGAGATGAGTGGTCGGGCTGTATTGGGGCAGGAACAACCAACACCCGAAAACTACACGAAAGCATTACAGAAGCTGTATGGTGACCGTGCGGCTGAAGCATCAAAACTATACACAGGCACCACCGAAGAAGAAATCACACAGGCAGCTACCGATCTGGCCAGTGACCGATTCATTGGATACAGCACCTGGAAATGGGCGGATATACAAAGCAAAACAGGTGGTAAGCCAGTATATCGGTATCTGTATTCCCGGCCCCGGCCTGCCATGACACCCGAAATGGGCAATGCCACACCGGGCCTGGCCGGAGGTGTTGTCAAAAGCGATGCGCCAGCTCCTAAAGCACCACCCGCTCGTGGGGCTGTTCATTCTGCTGAAATTGAATACGCCATGGGTAATCTGGCCGCGAATAAAGTCTATGCCTGGACACCCGATGATTATAAAGTGTCGGAAGTGATGCAAAACTATTTTGCTAACTTCATAAAAACCGGTAATCCAAACGGTGCTGGGTTACCCACCTGGTCGGCGATCAAGGCGGGTAGTGCCGTTCCGGTTATGCATATCGACGTAAACACCCGGCAGGAGCCGGAGCAACACAGAGACCGCTACTTGTTCCTCGATCCACTATACACAAAGTAG
- a CDS encoding response regulator has protein sequence MTVLIADDDADDRMLLEQAMRQNGYDKQIKFVEDGEQLMEYMRREGRFTEQTAPWPSLLILDLNMPRKNGFQALTEIKADPALRRLPIVVMTTSSTDEDVIRSYNLGVNSFITKPFSFNRMVEMIGALKTYWMDTVKLP, from the coding sequence ATGACTGTGCTTATTGCCGACGACGATGCCGATGATCGCATGCTTCTGGAGCAGGCAATGCGACAGAATGGCTACGACAAACAGATTAAGTTCGTTGAAGATGGCGAACAACTCATGGAGTATATGAGACGGGAGGGGCGATTTACTGAGCAAACGGCTCCCTGGCCCAGCCTGTTGATTCTAGATCTGAATATGCCTCGTAAAAACGGCTTTCAGGCACTTACTGAAATCAAAGCTGATCCGGCACTCCGGCGTTTGCCAATCGTGGTCATGACAACATCATCGACCGACGAGGATGTGATCAGAAGTTATAATCTGGGCGTTAACTCGTTTATAACAAAACCGTTTAGTTTCAATCGGATGGTTGAAATGATAGGTGCCCTTAAAACGTATTGGATGGATACGGTAAAGTTACCTTAG
- a CDS encoding TolC family protein: MTFAVDIVLPTLFNMVLRILSIRFPSFHTALAVGVALSLSVGRSFAQTPVINTNPPALPPTDTLKLTINQADEQFKAHNLTVLATQLGISENKAYEIQSQLRVNPAVYVETMPYNQQTRELLPFKQTNAQQVVQVQQLIRLAGKRNKQLAIARTNTELAADRFYDLLRTLTYQLHTTFYDLFYARQTLNVYNQEIATLQQTVSLYQQQFDKGNVPLKDLTRLKAYLFSLTTERQQLLRRLIDDQADLVVLLNTSPTAAIQPVVAPEALDRFTINSLNVSTLVQLAEQNRFDLKGYRDLAKQEQQNLTLQRAMAVPDLTLQGTYDRNGSYIPNYFGVGVGISLPVLNKNQGNIQAAKVRIQSSQQLMSAYVLQVDSDVEKAFTKAVQTEQLYRTFDQRFNDDFGRLIDGVTTNYKKQNIDVVEFLDFFDSYKSSQIQFAQLQNDRMQSMEEVNFAVGTNPFQK, encoded by the coding sequence ATGACCTTTGCTGTTGACATAGTGCTACCCACATTGTTCAACATGGTCCTGCGCATACTATCGATTCGTTTTCCTTCATTTCATACCGCCCTGGCGGTAGGTGTCGCCCTGAGTTTATCAGTTGGCCGTTCGTTTGCGCAAACGCCGGTTATCAATACCAATCCGCCCGCGCTCCCGCCTACCGATACGCTGAAGCTGACCATCAATCAGGCAGATGAGCAGTTCAAGGCTCACAATCTAACCGTTCTGGCTACCCAACTAGGTATCAGCGAAAACAAAGCCTACGAAATTCAGTCGCAGTTACGGGTCAATCCAGCCGTTTATGTTGAGACGATGCCATATAACCAGCAAACTAGGGAGTTGTTGCCGTTTAAACAGACCAATGCCCAGCAGGTTGTACAAGTCCAGCAACTGATCAGGCTGGCGGGCAAACGGAACAAACAACTCGCCATCGCCAGAACAAACACAGAATTAGCCGCCGACCGATTTTACGACCTGCTGCGCACCCTTACCTATCAGCTTCACACGACGTTTTACGATTTGTTCTACGCTCGTCAAACGCTGAACGTCTATAACCAGGAAATTGCCACGCTTCAGCAGACGGTTTCTCTGTATCAACAGCAATTTGATAAGGGCAATGTACCGTTAAAAGATTTGACCCGCTTAAAGGCCTACCTCTTTAGCCTGACCACCGAACGGCAGCAGTTACTCCGCCGACTGATCGACGATCAGGCTGACTTGGTCGTATTGCTGAATACCAGCCCGACAGCTGCCATTCAGCCGGTAGTCGCTCCCGAAGCACTCGACCGCTTCACGATCAACAGCCTAAACGTAAGCACATTGGTGCAACTAGCCGAACAGAATCGGTTCGATTTGAAAGGTTACCGCGATCTGGCAAAGCAGGAGCAGCAGAACCTGACATTACAACGCGCCATGGCCGTTCCCGATCTGACGCTCCAGGGGACATACGACCGCAATGGCAGTTATATTCCGAATTATTTCGGCGTCGGCGTGGGGATCAGTTTACCCGTACTTAATAAAAACCAAGGAAACATTCAGGCGGCCAAAGTTCGCATCCAGAGCAGCCAGCAACTAATGTCAGCGTATGTTTTACAGGTCGATAGCGATGTTGAGAAAGCCTTTACGAAAGCAGTTCAGACTGAACAACTCTACCGCACATTCGACCAGCGTTTCAACGATGATTTTGGCCGACTCATAGACGGTGTGACGACAAATTACAAGAAGCAAAATATTGATGTCGTTGAGTTTCTTGACTTTTTCGACTCCTATAAGAGTAGCCAAATCCAGTTTGCTCAACTTCAGAATGATCGTATGCAAAGTATGGAGGAAGTAAACTTTGCGGTCGGAACCAACCCCTTTCAAAAGTAA
- a CDS encoding porin family protein, whose product MKISASTLFTAAILTIGTYVSTSTEAVAQGKVRAGIKGGLNASSLYYDSQGVANKNERIGFHLGVFAQAPIGEFFAIQPELLYTTKGASADYNVLGFNGKNTFRLNYAELPVLATFKLGQSVELQAGPYVSYLLNSNVNSNGDFGSGTSAINRDNFNKVDYGLAGGLNVYFGKAFIGARYAQGFQNIANTGAARTVLGNAKNGVGLLSVGFSIN is encoded by the coding sequence ATGAAAATCTCAGCAAGTACTCTCTTTACAGCAGCTATCCTAACGATTGGTACTTACGTGTCAACGTCAACCGAAGCGGTGGCCCAAGGCAAAGTTCGGGCGGGTATCAAGGGTGGTTTAAACGCAAGTTCACTTTATTATGACAGTCAGGGTGTAGCGAACAAAAATGAACGGATCGGCTTTCACCTTGGTGTGTTTGCGCAGGCACCTATTGGCGAGTTCTTTGCCATTCAACCGGAGTTATTGTATACCACGAAGGGTGCATCAGCCGATTATAACGTTCTGGGCTTCAACGGAAAAAACACCTTCCGGCTCAACTACGCCGAACTACCGGTTCTGGCTACATTCAAGCTAGGCCAATCGGTTGAATTGCAGGCAGGTCCCTATGTTTCTTACCTACTGAATTCCAACGTTAACTCAAACGGCGATTTTGGCTCTGGCACATCAGCGATTAACCGCGATAACTTCAATAAAGTCGATTATGGTCTGGCCGGTGGACTGAATGTCTATTTCGGAAAAGCATTCATTGGTGCAAGGTATGCGCAAGGCTTTCAAAATATTGCGAACACGGGGGCTGCTCGTACAGTACTGGGTAACGCGAAAAACGGAGTAGGTCTACTTTCGGTAGGTTTCAGCATCAACTAA
- a CDS encoding Lrp/AsnC family transcriptional regulator: MVNLDSTDRKILGLLQENARLTIQEIGQRINLSKTPVHERIKRLEREGVIDRYVTILDKKKLGNILMVYCQVTLDRQTRDAFADFDAAVRELPEVLECNRVSGTFDYLLKIVSRDMETYNRFHQERLSVIPGMLHINSFFVMAEMKNSTVVPVG, from the coding sequence ATGGTTAATTTAGATTCGACAGACCGTAAAATACTGGGCCTTTTACAGGAGAATGCCCGGCTGACGATTCAGGAAATCGGGCAGCGGATCAATCTGTCCAAAACACCGGTTCACGAGCGCATTAAACGGCTCGAACGCGAAGGGGTCATTGATCGCTACGTGACAATTCTGGACAAGAAAAAACTGGGGAATATACTGATGGTGTATTGCCAAGTAACACTGGATCGGCAAACGCGCGATGCGTTTGCGGACTTTGATGCCGCTGTACGCGAGCTACCGGAGGTGCTGGAGTGCAATCGGGTATCGGGAACGTTCGATTACCTGCTAAAAATCGTTAGCCGGGACATGGAAACATATAACCGGTTTCATCAGGAACGATTGTCCGTCATTCCGGGTATGCTGCATATAAACAGCTTTTTCGTTATGGCAGAAATGAAAAATTCCACTGTCGTACCAGTCGGATGA
- a CDS encoding response regulator transcription factor: protein MGVSTRPKFRPAIVNTATSTKRILIIDDEADICLLLSGLLRKLGYIPTCAHFIEEGRQCLNTQKFDAIFLDLNLPDGIGFDLLPFIKEDQAQAKIIMISAFDGQAERKRATEQGADYFVGKPFTRRSVELALQTIQV from the coding sequence ATGGGAGTTAGCACCAGACCAAAGTTTAGGCCAGCCATAGTGAATACAGCCACCAGTACGAAGAGGATTCTGATTATTGACGACGAAGCGGATATTTGTTTATTATTGTCAGGCCTACTTCGGAAGCTTGGTTATATTCCAACTTGCGCTCATTTTATTGAAGAAGGCCGTCAGTGTTTGAACACACAGAAATTCGACGCTATTTTTCTGGACCTGAACCTGCCCGATGGGATTGGCTTTGATCTACTGCCGTTTATCAAAGAAGATCAGGCACAAGCCAAGATAATCATGATAAGCGCCTTCGACGGACAGGCGGAACGTAAGCGGGCTACGGAACAGGGAGCCGACTATTTTGTAGGAAAACCATTCACGCGTCGCTCGGTTGAACTGGCTTTGCAAACCATTCAGGTTTGA